In a single window of the Thermofilum uzonense genome:
- the udg gene encoding type-4 uracil-DNA glycosylase yields MPSSSSRNCEEIKRELEKIAEEIRVCTRCPLHLNRTNAVPGEGDPCSGVVFIGEAPGQSEDVQGRPFVGSAGQLLTQLLSSNGISRESVFITNVVKCRPPGNREPREEEIKACLPYLRRQLEAIKPRVIITLGRHSTRTVLGMHGRAVNSIMGVRGREFMVEESWGSLVVFPTLHPAAALYNPGMRSSLEDDFKRISRIIKGEETKGQKTLDSFFAKY; encoded by the coding sequence ATGCCGAGCTCCTCGTCGAGGAATTGTGAGGAGATAAAACGGGAACTTGAAAAGATAGCAGAGGAGATCAGAGTATGCACTCGCTGCCCTCTACACTTGAATCGTACTAATGCCGTGCCCGGGGAAGGAGACCCCTGCAGTGGAGTCGTTTTCATAGGAGAAGCCCCGGGGCAAAGCGAGGACGTCCAGGGTAGACCTTTTGTGGGCTCAGCAGGACAGCTTCTCACACAATTGTTGAGCTCAAATGGTATCTCTCGGGAATCTGTATTCATAACGAATGTCGTGAAGTGTCGTCCCCCTGGAAACAGGGAGCCTCGCGAGGAGGAGATTAAAGCGTGTCTGCCCTATCTCAGAAGACAACTTGAGGCGATAAAGCCCAGGGTGATAATAACGCTAGGCCGACACAGCACTAGGACAGTTCTAGGCATGCATGGACGCGCTGTGAATTCGATAATGGGTGTGAGGGGCAGGGAGTTCATGGTCGAGGAGAGCTGGGGGTCTCTAGTTGTTTTTCCAACGCTTCATCCAGCAGCCGCGCTTTACAACCCAGGCATGAGATCGTCTCTTGAGGATGATTTCAAGAGGATTTCTCGCATTATAAAGGGGGAAGAAACGAAAGGGCAAAAGACTCTTGACAGTTTCTTCGCAAAGTATTAA
- a CDS encoding aconitase X swivel domain-containing protein, translated as MKIPGHPVSEGVAKAELLVSPEPITFYGGVDPLTSKVTEPGHPLYGEVLKDRILVFPHSKGSTVGSYIILRLARRGIAPAGIVTLKPDEVVIVGCVIGGVPSMTGISEEAFNTLRTGDKAELRVDRNYAELLVEEL; from the coding sequence ATGAAAATACCTGGTCATCCGGTCTCGGAGGGGGTAGCAAAAGCCGAACTCTTAGTCTCTCCTGAGCCCATAACATTTTATGGCGGTGTGGATCCTCTAACATCTAAGGTTACCGAACCTGGGCATCCTTTATACGGGGAAGTCTTAAAGGATAGGATACTGGTTTTTCCCCATTCAAAGGGGAGTACAGTCGGATCCTACATCATACTGCGCTTGGCCAGGCGTGGGATAGCACCAGCCGGAATAGTTACACTCAAGCCGGACGAGGTAGTAATAGTTGGCTGTGTAATAGGAGGTGTGCCCTCGATGACCGGAATAAGTGAAGAAGCCTTTAATACGCTTAGAACTGGAGACAAGGCTGAATTAAGGGTAGACAGAAATTATGCCGAGCTCCTCGTCGAGGAATTGTGA
- a CDS encoding aconitase X catalytic domain-containing protein → MYLDPEEEKMLDGEYGEAIAMAMKTVLRVAEALKAERLVRVKNAHISGISYKNIGDEGLQFLEELAAKGGRVSVPSSMNPAGLDLAQWRNMGVDKGYFEKQMRIINALAALGIKPTLTCTPYLYEDISYGDHLAWSESNAVLYANSIIGARSNRDGGPLALFEAIVGRAPLAGLHVESNRRPELVIDFTSVSKEVEEQNMYSVAGLLVGALTGNRVPLVRGLKLSKERLDYIKLFLAAVGATGGTGLVLIEGTSPENYPASGVDTIKVDFKMLRETLDNYSGADEGAIVLGCPHLSLDEIMDIISRLPENGTATRKIFLYTSREVYEALSAYMPRLREKNVYVFADTCMVVSPLNIYAGKEVITDSGKAAFYLKAQGYKVKLVSRQKAIEMAFT, encoded by the coding sequence ATGTACCTCGATCCTGAAGAGGAAAAAATGCTGGACGGAGAGTATGGAGAAGCTATCGCAATGGCAATGAAAACGGTTCTAAGAGTGGCTGAGGCGCTTAAAGCTGAAAGGCTTGTAAGGGTAAAAAACGCACATATATCAGGTATTTCGTACAAGAATATTGGAGACGAGGGCCTCCAATTTCTGGAGGAGCTAGCAGCCAAAGGTGGGAGAGTAAGCGTCCCCTCTTCAATGAATCCAGCTGGCTTAGACCTAGCCCAATGGAGGAACATGGGCGTTGATAAGGGCTATTTTGAAAAACAAATGAGAATAATAAACGCCCTGGCAGCACTGGGGATTAAGCCCACGCTTACCTGTACCCCTTATCTCTACGAGGATATAAGTTACGGGGATCATCTTGCATGGTCTGAAAGTAATGCAGTGCTGTACGCTAATAGCATCATAGGCGCTAGATCCAACCGTGACGGAGGCCCCCTTGCGCTCTTCGAAGCTATTGTCGGACGAGCCCCACTAGCCGGCTTACACGTCGAGTCGAACAGGCGACCAGAACTTGTCATAGATTTTACAAGTGTCTCAAAGGAGGTAGAGGAGCAAAACATGTATTCGGTGGCAGGGCTACTCGTAGGCGCACTTACAGGAAACCGGGTTCCTCTTGTGCGGGGTCTCAAGCTATCAAAGGAGAGGTTAGACTATATTAAACTTTTTTTAGCCGCAGTCGGGGCAACGGGGGGTACAGGGCTAGTCCTCATAGAGGGGACTTCGCCTGAAAATTATCCGGCAAGCGGGGTTGACACAATAAAAGTGGATTTCAAGATGCTCCGCGAAACACTAGATAATTACTCGGGGGCCGATGAAGGAGCCATAGTTCTTGGATGTCCACACCTCTCGTTAGATGAGATAATGGACATCATCAGCCGTCTACCTGAAAATGGTACCGCTACAAGAAAGATTTTCCTTTATACGAGTAGGGAGGTCTATGAGGCGTTAAGCGCATACATGCCAAGGCTAAGGGAGAAGAATGTTTATGTCTTTGCCGACACCTGTATGGTCGTCTCACCCCTAAACATATATGCTGGCAAGGAGGTTATCACCGATTCGGGTAAAGCCGCCTTTTATCTCAAAGCACAAGGTTACAAGGTCAAGCTTGTTTCGCGGCAAAAAGCTATAGAAATGGCTTTCACATAG